The genome window gaCTAAAAGAAAATTGAGCTTGcaaaaggacaaggaaaggatgagaaagaaggaaaaggagaggataaggatgcgagggaagaaagaggaaggaaaggaaggaaggagggcgtaCAAGAtgacgaggaaaggaggaaaaaaatgtgaatgagAGAGACTGAAAGAAAATTGAGCTTGCAAGAGgacaaggaaaggatgagaaagaaggaaaaggaaacaatgagagaataaggaatagaggaaagagattgaaagagGGCAAggttagagaagaaggaagaaggaaagagactgAAAGAAATTTGAGTTTGCAAGAGGACAAGAGAATGAacttaaggaagaaggaaaaggaaacaatgagagaatagggaatagaggaaagagattgaaagaggaagGGCGTACAAAATGAcaaggatagaagagaaggatgcgaagtaggaagaaagaaagagactgaaAGAAAATTGAGTTtgcaagaagacaaggaaagaacgagaaagaaggaaaaggaaacaatgagagaataaagaatagaggaaagacaTTGAAAGAGGAAGGTTAGAGGAGAAGGAtgcgaagaaggaggaaagaaagaaaatgaaggaaggagaacgcACGTGAGGACAAGGGgagctttattttctttttctttaacttttatcTCCTGTAAcgaccttctttattttctttgttttctttaacgactttctttctttcttttctttaacgtTGTCTCCTTTAACGACctagtttattttctttgttttctttaacgacttactttattttctttgtattctttaacgacctactttattttctttattttctttaacgacctactttattttctttcttttcttttacgacttactttattttctttgttttctttaacgacctactttattttctttcttttctttgacgacctactttattttctttgttttctttaacgTTGTCTCCTTTGACGacctactttattttctttcttttcattaacgacctactttattttctttgttttctttaacgTTGTCTCCTTTAACGacctactttattttctttcttttctttaacgtTGTCTTTTTAACGacctactttattttctttgttttctttaacgTTGTCTTTTTAACGACCTACTTCCTTTTATTCTACTTAGCGATTTACTtgattttctttgtcttatttaacgaccatcttaattttctttgtaTACCTTTTACGGcctatacttccttttctttgcctGTTTTTATTTAACGAccaccttcattttctttgtttttgtttttgcgaCGTACTTGATTTTCCCTTTATATTTAGCGACctacttcgttttctctttctttttttcgttttattgagCGACCTACCTCATGTTCTTTTTCTGTTAACGACCacctccattttctttgttttttgtttttgcgacgttcttgattttccttttatatttagcGACctacttcgttttctctttctttttttcgttttattgagCGACCTACCTCATGTTCTTTTTCTGTTAACGAccaccttcattttctttgtttttgtttttgcgaCGTACTtgattttccttttatatttagcGACctacttcgttttctctttcttttttatttatttattgagcgACCTACCTCATGTTCTTTTTCTGTTAACGACCACTTTTTTTTTGTCGACCTACTTCACCTTCAACAAATTCATTCCTTGTCACttatttattcgtttttttctttgtctatttatCACCACCCGCTACTATATAGAGACGCTTGGAACAAATATATCATGAATCACACACGTCTTTCTTTCttaacaaccaccaacaccaccaccacactgaaaAGAACCAAGGCCTGtcaacattattctctctctttaaattcCAAGTTTCGTCTATGAATATTTGATAAACAAGTTCATGTTCTCCTcgaatatatatatgtacattcaATTCACAGTTCCCCTGATGCTCGATCCTGAGTTATGGCAACGttggctttctttctttccttcttgttatttCTGGTTCTTCTAACGATTGTATATAATGCTGTCCTTCGCATTGCCCTTAATCCTTATTGTTGTTGCCTCTTGCCCTGCGTTAGTAAAGAATGTTAAGGCGAGTTAGCGAAGGCCTTGGAACTGATTTGTGTCTTATGTCTAAGTTACTTCTTGGTATAGGAGACAGAGGTGGTtatagggggggggggtgcaaggttattggtagtagtggtggtagaagttgtggtagttgtagttgttatggttctttttctcctgttgttggtagttgtggtggtcgtgatggtagtAAGCTCAGTGGTTGTAGTATCtatggttgttggtggtggtgatggtggtagaaatagtggtagttgtagtagttgtggctctctttctctcgttggtagttgtggtggtcgTGGCGGTAGTAAGCTTAGTGGTAGTGGTATCtatggttgttggtggtggtagttgtggttctctctttctctcgttgttggcagttgtggtggtcgtgatggtagtAAGCTCAGTGGTTGTGGTAtctatggttgttgttgttggtggtgatggtggtagaaatagtggtagttgtagtagttatagctctctctttctcccgttgttggtagttgtggtggtcgtgatggtaatAAGCTCAGTGGTTGTGGTatctggttgttgttggtggtgatggtggtagaaatagtggtagttgtagtagctatggctctctctttctctcgttggcagttgtggtggtcgtgatggtagtAAGCTCAGTGGTTGTGGTATCTATGGTTGAAGAAAAAAGcctgcaatataaaaaaaaagtagcaaagtaGAAAAGCTCCATAAAAAGAGTTATATATCTGTTTTGTCTAAAGAGAGAtgtttagaagaaaaaaaactcccctcgtgaaagagttgaagtcaaaggaaggaaggaaggaaggaagggtcgagGGAATACAGGCGAAGGATGAGTGATGGTTCTTaaattttggttgttgttgttggttgtagtggtggtggttgtggtggtacgtGACACATAATCCTCCTACAACACAATACATCAGGGTCGAGGAAATGCAAGCGAAGGATAAATGATGGTTCCAGAATTTTGGTtgttggttgtagtggtggtagtggtacgtGACACATAAACCTCCTACAATACAACACAGCACATCACCCTCTTTCATCGTGCAGTATTTATTCCCTCATACACATACGCCTTGTTGTATAGCCTACTTCACATCGCACGGGTTATTTATTCTTGCCAATAGAAAATTCTCGCATAGCTGCAGACCTCGTGTCCCCCGCGTCGCCCTCGCCCCGCTGCCAGCATAAAAATGAGACGCTGCAAATAGTGGGTCCTTTGAGGGTCTTCCTAGGCTGAGGGACACGAAAATATAGATGATTGAACCCCTTGGACGAAGCCTTGCATTCACCCGACAGAATATAGATGATTGAACCCCTTGGACGAAGCCTTGCATTCACCCGACAGAATATAGATGATTGAACCCCTTGGACGAAGCCTTGCATTCACCCGACATAATATAGATGATTGAACCCCTTGGACGAAGCCTTGCATTCACCCGATAGAATATAGATGATTGAACCCCTTGGACGAAGCCTTGCATTCACCCGACAGAATATAGATGATTGAACCCCTTGGACGGAGCCTTGCATTCACCCGACAGAATATAGATGATTGAACCCCTTGGACGAAGCCTTGAATTCACCCGACAGAATATAGATGATTGAACCCCTTGGACGAAGCCTTGCATTCACCCGACAGAATATAGATGATTGAACCCCTTGGACGAAGCCTTGAATTCACCCGACAGAATATAGATGATTGAACCCCTTGGACGAAGCCTTGCATTCACCCGACAGAATATAGATGGTTGAACCCCTTGGACGAAGCCTTGCATTCACCCGACAGAATATAGATGATTGAACCCCTTGGACGAAGCCTTGCATTCACCCGATAGAATATAGATGATTGAACCCCTTGGACGAAGCCTTGAATTCACCCGACAGAATATAGATGATTGAACCCCTTGGACGAAGCCTTGCATTCAccctacagacagacaggccggcCGATCTTATGCCAAGGCTGTTTTCTTATATTCAtccatttcagtttttttttttttaattaggtgTCTTTGGtgtttatttcttcgttttcgtttattttattcatttattcattcttattttgtttcgagtttttGTAATGTTAGGTTttattcagttttctttcctctatcccattttctttcttttttttttatatacctttagttccatttttttatcttctattttacatttttttctcttcactcttgTTTTGTTTCCATGTTGTTGAATGTTACGTGTGcccagttttgttttgtttttcttttccatttttctgtatTTGCAATTTCCATTATGTATGTGACACGTGAGAGAGAAATATTGCCTTGTACATGTatagcctactctctctctctctctctctctctctctctctctctctctctctcccctttttttcttttcctctcttctgtaGGGGccgtattctcaggcgcttcAGTAGCCtcccacatcaaccatttccaaaggccaaaatgtagatcaatcgggttctcatgagcgttcctttaggttcatggtacagaggaaaggtcagactaccactagggccataaaactacccctggaaatgcctcaaaccactatgaaagccttgtcaaatatgtaaacaGTAATTGGGCGACGAAAGCTTCAAGGGTCATATCCTTATACCTTCCGAttcccaagcacatacatttaacaaggctttagtGGGATTTGCAggcatatccatgggtagttttatgaccctggtggtagtctgacccttcctctgtaccgtgaacgtaaagaaacacccatggagacgcgtttgacctcttATTTTGCCTTTAAAATTGATGGATGCAGGAGAAGGGAGCGTCTGACCCCAAACCACCAGACCAATAAACCCTTCACCCAACACTCAAACTAActtaaccttccctccctctctctctcgtccaggcCCGCCTTCCTGAACAAAATCGTGCACCCAGACCTGCAGGAGTGGGGCAAGAAGCTGAACGCCATGTGGAAGAAGCTGGCCCGCAAGATCTCGACCACGGTTAAGGACGAGCCCGAGAAACACTCCCAGATCTACGTGCCCAACCCCGTCATCGTGCCCGGCGGGAGGttcaggtgagggagagagatagacataaatagatagatagataggaagatagaaagacaaacaaaaaatccCCAGCGTAATCAGGAAATATTGCGGTAGgacgtaaagaaaggaaggaatatatattttttttacagcaaaggaggcagcacaagggcacacaaaaaaaggaaacaataaaaaaaagcccgctactcgctgctcctgaaaaaaaATGGATGCATAGTTtttggaaggagaaagaggagggaaagatagatagattgagagaggaatggaggatgggggggggggggggtaatgtaaaggaatggaggagggagctTCTGCGAGGGGAGAATCTtgaaatatgtatgaaaagaaaattgCTCGTGAAACTTGGAATGAAAAATGAACCCAagataaactgagagagagagagagagagagagagagagagagagagagagagagagagagagagagagagagaattgatatatacaaaattgacctctctttcggccacctcttttgattttttttttgtaggagcagcgagtagcgggctttttttttattattgtttcctttttttgtgccttgagctgtctcctttgttgtaaaaaaaaaaaaaaaaggaaaagaaggaatgggatgAGAGAGATAGTAAGAGAGGTTGACATTTCCTAACCTGTCTTTCTCACCTTCAGGGAATTCTACTACTGGGACTCCTACTGGACCATTGAGGGGCTGCTGCTCTCCGAAATGAACCACACTGTGAAGGGCATGCTGGAGAACTTCCTCATGATGGTCAACAACTACACGATGGTGCCCAATGGCGGCCGCACCTACTACACCCGCAGGAGCCAGCCACCCTACCTCATCCCCATGTTCAAGCTCTACATGGACCACTTTGACGACCACGCCTTCCTCACGTTAGTATTCTCAgacccttccgcctctcacatcaactatccccaaaggccaaaaggagatcagtctggcattagagccgatttcacagtccaacacagtgtcttcgtagcagcccgaaccaaactatagaatcccatacaatcgaaaatggtgaggtcttcgatgccacaagacttttcctgtatagtttcatcaaatttgtgaacttaaatacaaacactagacactatacaaggaaatttcgaaggctctggtattggtttgggagcttactaacccatcatggggaactgtaaaactggcccttagtGTGTTTtccagattcatggtacagaaggagggtcaaactacaactaggctcataaaactacctacccaTGGAAGAGCCCACAAGTTATACGatagccttattaaatgtgtgtgtgcttaggcgacgcaatgtttaagaatatgaccctcccAAATCAACtacttccagaggccaaaaaggagatcagtctggttttggtgtatgtttctttaggttcatgatacagaagaagggtcaaactaccaccagggtgataAGATTACCGATGGATAAAGTTCGTTGGTTCTAGTGTCACACATAGATCATCGTGTGCCTTCGTCTTCCACAGTGAAAACATTGAGCTGCTGGAGAAGGAGTTCCTCTTCTGGCACAACAACCGCTCAGTGCAGGTGCAGGACAGGAAGGGCATGCCGCACCACGTGGCCCAGTACAGGGTGGAAGTGGGAGAGCCCAGGCCGGAATCATGGAGGTAAGGGTTGAAATATTAGAGAGGGGTCCCTTTTTTGTACTATATTCCaatctgtttcctttcttctgttatttttccatccctttccttttggTCTCTCTTTGCCTTTCAATCTCAAATTATTCCATGCCTGTCTTGTTTTCTCTGTTGATGTCTCCCTATGAAACTACCATTAGTACCACACGGAGAACGAACTGGCCACTGTAAATTCCAAACTATATATCTCTTGAGTAGCAAATGAATCTGAGAGAACATCGGGAACAAACATGATGAATTATCCTTTTTTGCCCAGGGAGGACTACCATCTGGCAGAAAACTTGAGAAccgaggaagagaagcaggagctgTACGTGGAACTCAAGTCTGGGGCAGAGAGCGGCTGGGACTACTCCACTCGCTGGTTcgtcaacaacaacactaacaaaggTGAGTTCCGAAGCATACTGGCATTCACTAACCCAAGTGACCTCAGCCGACACTCAGCATCCCTGGACCCACCCATGACCTCTGCGGCGAGCCTGCAACACAAGGAGCTGTTAGTGCATGAGGAACCACAGCTGGAGCCTTCCTGTGTTCATGTTGTGTGAAGTCCTGTTGCATGTGGGACCTTGTGTTGCACGGGATAGGAGTCGAGTCGCAGGATCTGTCTCGTCTGGGCTGTCGGGGAAGCTTTGTGTTGAGTGTGGAGGGCACGTGTTGCATGTTGAACCTGTGTGTAGATTTCGTGGATGTGTCTCTAACATATAACACTTGAATGACCTCACTCACTCTGGTTGTAAAGTCTTCATACATTCTATTCCGTTTTGATTTCACGATACATCCTCAGTTTTGTTTGAATATTCATGGTAAATCTTCTTCCACAAAACAGTCATTTAAAGACCTGTATCAAACATTATAGGCAACTTTTTTATCATGgttaataagtaaagaaaagaagctCAGATCCCCAAACACACCCATTTCAAAGACGTACAGAACTACTCTCATAGTCTTTAAAAGAAATGTTAAGTATTCCATGTTGCCTGTACACTCAAAACTACCAATATTTTCTCCTGCAGACAAATACTGTACTCTATCATTATTCTTCTcagtaaaaaataatatatgtatggTGCTACTTACATTTCATATGGACATttcttcttatgtatttttttagtaGAATCATAGTAAACCATTtgttcatttttcattatttttcaagcTTATGTGTGGGATTTTCTTTGGTTGGGCTATAGTAGACACTGTTGGACATTGCACATACATAGCCACTGTAAATACCAATGCTCTCAGTAACCTGTAAATAAACATAATCACGAACATTTCTCACacgtctgcttgtgtgtgtgtgtatgttctaaCCAGTTGTGGCCAAGGCTCACTCTCTagccctccatccctctctcctcctccctctcaccctctccctgccTGCACTCCTTACAGTTGGCGTGTACATTCTAACCCTTTACCTCGCCTGTCGGTATGCGGTTCGCAGCAAGTCCTCTATACTGATATTGCTGTTAGTGATGGCCGGGGCTTATCAGGTGGAGAAGAACCTTACTGGCGGGATACTGAAGAACAGTGGTGAGGCATCTGTTGTCATGTTGTGCTTGGTACCGTGGACACTTCAGCGACCAGCAGGTTGTCTGGTGTGGGCAAGGCATTGATTGCTTTGTTAGGTGTTTgaagaagtcagtcagtcagtgtgtgcAGTTGTTGAAGCCTCATCATCTTCACGGACTGTCCTCGTGTTGTTTTGATTGCTTAATTAACTATTTTTTGGCTGGTATTCCTGCTATTGTTCATTATATTTCAGACAATAGCATGACATGAGCTTATCTTCTAAAAGAGTTTATTTTCTATACAATTTTAattttctatgttattttctctttcattttttctttttatgaagACTCAGCACATCAGTATTCACTTCTGTTTACGCCAACTCTTGATTTATATGTTGAAATCTGTGATGGTTTCATGTTTGTTTCAAGAAAATAGCTTTATAAGAAGCAACTGCCTTCCTCTTGGCCTCCAAAATGGTGACTCATATCACCATCTTGAAACTTACTACCTtgctctgcacacttaatacatACCCATTAAATATACTCTATTCATTACCATTTTGATTATTATGATGATTTTAGTGTCTGATTATGATAACATATTCCTATTGTCATGACCTGCCCAATGCAAAATAACATCAATAATTCCACAGCTGCCACCAGTCTGACACAAGcatcttctcatttctctcattttgAAACACATGAGAATGCATCTAAAAACCTGATCCCAATGTGATACTTATAGTGACATTCAGTGGCATAGCTAACTGAGAGGGGCCATAGGAGCCTTGTGCACTGTTCAGACTTTTGCCTTTCTGATGTCTGCTCCTGTCTCAAAGTTGTGTAGTTTTTGTTTGCCTTGTGAGCAGAATATGTATCAAGGTGGCTGGTATACCTGAGAATAATGTGGAAATACTCTGCCTCTCCAGTTAGAAGGGAATCTGCTATGCCACTGATGATGTAACCAGAGAGGCTGATTTTTGTGTGTACTTGCAGGCACAATGAAGGACGTAAACGTTACCTCGATCGTACCAGTGGACCTGAACAGTCTCCTCTGCATGAACGCCCGAACCCTCAGCAGCTTCTACGGCCGCCTAGGGAACACTGAGAAGCGGAATCATTACGCTAACCTTGCTGATGCCAAGAATAAGACCATGAACAGCATTTTCTGGGACCAGACGGATGGGGTTTGGTATGACTACGACCTAAATACCAAAAGCAGGAGGAGGTTGGTATTATCGACACTATGAAAGGGTGGTTGCATTTTATAAAAGAATTTGACAAGATTATTATTACAGGAGTTAATCATATCAGTATACTATGGTCAGGCAGCCTTTGTAGCTTTATGTTGCTGGGCCTATGGTAACAATCAGTCATGTTTGGAaatcaataaaaagaataaacATTGGTATTGGAAATTGATTGAataattttattttactttttactccTTCTTAGGTACTTCTACATGTCCAACCTTCACCCCATATGGAGCGGCTGCTATGGCCTCGAGGTTTCCCGGGCACGCACCATGGAGAAGGTGATCAACTACCTCAAGAACAAGGGCGTCTTAGATTACATTGGGTATGTCACTTTGTTTCTATGCTTGTACGTATTGCCCACTCAGCTGTACCACTAATCAAGGTTATTAGGCCACTCAAAATCAATGCAATAATTTTTGTGATCCTTTCAACTCTACTTCTGTTCATCTCTTCTGAAATCTGGGTGAAAATTGCTTGTGGTGTGTAACATATAAAAATCCCTATAATGTGAAGCAATATGTGTGTAGTAAGGTGAAGTATGTGTGGAAATCTTACACAAAGTTTCGAGGAGTGTGACAGGACCACATGAGCCTGGTTTGGATGCAGTCCTTACGTGTACAGAAGCAATACAAAACATGGCTATCTACTTGTATTAGGTTAAACAACAGCAGCTCAAGGAAATCAATGAAATAGGAAACTGCAACATTACTCAAATAATCTTGACATCTacattttaacctggtagcagcgacggaccaaatttgtggctttaccatgtagcagcgacgggccaaatttgtgccatgatttaaaccccaaaaaataggtgatacataatctgatcacaaattctttgatatatattatgaaatggtttgtgtgaggggtgattttttctcatttttctcgcttggagggaccattaagaaacatgatccccgctgctaccgggttaagaagacAATGCCATGAGTGAAATGTGAACTTGCAACTTTTATGTTACAAGCTCAGCACCATGCAGTGAAGACACCTAACCCCCTACACCTTTCTTTTCCTAGTGGAGTGCCCACCTCCATGGAAGACAGCGGTCAGCAGTGGGACTTCCCTAACGCCTGGGCACCACTGCAGCACCTCATCATCATGGGGCTGTACGAGGCACGCAACATCCACCACGCTGTTGAGGAGCTTTCCTTTGATCTGGCAGAGAAGTGGATCAGGAGCAACTGGAAAGGTTACCAAGAGCTGAATGCCATGTTTGAAAAGGTATGAAAGTTTATCTCCATTACTGGACTTTTGTACAGCACTATTTTTATTTATAACACCTTATGTTGTGTAGAGGAATGCTCCATTGAGGTGTGGAAGTTGCTATTTCTCATTCCCATCTACTTAGAAAATGATGGCTGGGAATTTGCTGTACAACATTGGAGACTAGGAATATTTCTGAAACAAAATCAGAGTATAGTTGTCCAAGGCCAAAGCTGAGCTGTAAATATTTGTACTGTGAGTGACTATGTAGACCAATCAGTCATATGCATCACTCAGCGTTATCATACCACAGGATGAGCCATTCTCTTGAGAGTCTAGATAGATTGACTATAATCAGGACTGTTGCTGCTGCAAACATTACATTTTCCTTTTAAATGGGCATTCAAATTGAGTTACTTCAGTACTTCCCATTTGAAACCGTCATATATTCTTCCAGTTTACTTCCATTTTTCATCATTTGGTGATGCTAGCAATATtatctgctatttttttttcagccaGTATTGCCATCTGTTAACTGGACAAAGTACATGAAAAATCCATAAAGCCCCATCTACACATGTTTTTACATCAACAGTACTAACAGATAGCCCTCAGAAGCAGTTTCAATAACTTACATTTACGGAGTTAAAAATGTGCCTCTTGCTGCAATGATAATAATTTTTTTATTCAAGTTGGTGTATTTGTGTAGTCACCACCTGTCCAG of Eriocheir sinensis breed Jianghai 21 chromosome 66, ASM2467909v1, whole genome shotgun sequence contains these proteins:
- the LOC126987726 gene encoding trehalase-like isoform X1, whose amino-acid sequence is MSIVLDTSGLRHQHSVAMEARRRDSGWRRSGGGSEGRAAEGKLLRMAALVVVALAAMVPQAAATTYPPPCDSKIYCHGELLKTVQLAKLHNDSKYFVDMPLKNSVEETLISFQELMNRTQSKPSREEVRTFVDENFREPGTEFEPWDPSDWTEEPAFLNKIVHPDLQEWGKKLNAMWKKLARKISTTVKDEPEKHSQIYVPNPVIVPGGRFREFYYWDSYWTIEGLLLSEMNHTVKGMLENFLMMVNNYTMVPNGGRTYYTRRSQPPYLIPMFKLYMDHFDDHAFLTENIELLEKEFLFWHNNRSVQVQDRKGMPHHVAQYRVEVGEPRPESWREDYHLAENLRTEEEKQELYVELKSGAESGWDYSTRWFVNNNTNKVGVYILTLYLACRYAVRSKSSILILLLVMAGAYQVEKNLTGGILKNSGTMKDVNVTSIVPVDLNSLLCMNARTLSSFYGRLGNTEKRNHYANLADAKNKTMNSIFWDQTDGVWYDYDLNTKSRRRYFYMSNLHPIWSGCYGLEVSRARTMEKVINYLKNKGVLDYIGGVPTSMEDSGQQWDFPNAWAPLQHLIIMGLYEARNIHHAVEELSFDLAEKWIRSNWKGYQELNAMFEKYNVSVVGKAGGGGEYDVQDGFGWSNGVAMRLLDLFGDRLTPAEGSSAASPTLSLVLGLMMALLSLGVRSQFF
- the LOC126987726 gene encoding trehalase-like isoform X2, whose amino-acid sequence is MSIVLDTSGLRHQHSVAMEARRRDSGWRRSGGGSEGRAAEGKLLRMAALVVVALAAMVPQAAATTYPPPCDSKIYCHGELLKTVQLAKLHNDSKYFVDMPLKNSVEETLISFQELMNRTQSKPSREEVRTFVDENFREPGTEFEPWDPSDWTEEPAFLNKIVHPDLQEWGKKLNAMWKKLARKISTTVKDEPEKHSQIYVPNPVIVPGGRFREFYYWDSYWTIEGLLLSEMNHTVKGMLENFLMMVNNYTMVPNGGRTYYTRRSQPPYLIPMFKLYMDHFDDHAFLTENIELLEKEFLFWHNNRSVQVQDRKGMPHHVAQYRVEVGEPRPESWREDYHLAENLRTEEEKQELYVELKSGAESGWDYSTRWFVNNNTNKGTMKDVNVTSIVPVDLNSLLCMNARTLSSFYGRLGNTEKRNHYANLADAKNKTMNSIFWDQTDGVWYDYDLNTKSRRRYFYMSNLHPIWSGCYGLEVSRARTMEKVINYLKNKGVLDYIGGVPTSMEDSGQQWDFPNAWAPLQHLIIMGLYEARNIHHAVEELSFDLAEKWIRSNWKGYQELNAMFEKYNVSVVGKAGGGGEYDVQDGFGWSNGVAMRLLDLFGDRLTPAEGSSAASPTLSLVLGLMMALLSLGVRSQFF